Sequence from the Nitrosospira multiformis genome:
GGAACGGGTAAGTTCGTTTCTCCGAATATGATTCAGGTGGAAACGCCTGATGGCCTGAGAACCGTATCTTTCGAGCATTGCATCATAGCTGCAGGTTCAAGCGTGGCAAGTATTCCCGGCTTTCCCTATGACGATCCCCGTCTCATGGATTCGACCGGTGCGCTGAAGCTGGAAGATATTCCCAAGCGCATGCTTATCATTGGCGGGGGTATCATCGGCCTGGAAATGGCGACAGTTTATGACGCACTCGGGTGCAAAATCAGCGTGGTGGAGTTGATGGATCAATTGATTCCCGGCGCAGATGCGGATCTCGTCAAGCCTCTGCACCGGCGCATACAGAAACGCTACGAAGCGATTTACCTAAGAACCAAGGTTACAGGGATCGAGAGGCGGGAGGATGGCTTGAGAGTTACATTTGAAAGCGCGTCCGATACCGTCCCTGCACCTGAACCGCAGCTCTACGACCGCATTCTGATGGCGGTGGGGCGCCGCCCCAACGGCCGCGATAGCGGCGTGGAGAACATCGGCGTCAATGTCGATGAACGTGGTTACATCCCGGTAAATAAACAGCTGCGCACCAATGTTCCACATATTTTTGCCATCGGTGATATTTGCGGCGAGCCTATGCTCGCTCACAAGGCGTCGCACGAAGGCAAGCTCGCCGCGGAAATCATTGCGGGTGGAGAACATGCTACAGAAGCGGCATTTGATGCCCGCGCCATTCCCTCTGTGGCTTACACCGACCCGGAAATCGCCTGGATGGGTCTGACCGAAACCGAAGCTGACAAACAAGGTATCGAGTACGAAAGAGCGGTGTTTCCCTGGGCGGCAAGTGGCCGCGCGATCGCAATGGCGCGCGACGAAGGGTTGACCAAACTGCTGCTGGACAAAAAGAGCCGCCGTATTCTTGGTGCGGGTATCGTAGGGGTGAACGCCGGCGAGCTGATCGCCGAAACAGTGCTGGGGCTTGAAATGGGCGCGGATATGGAAGACATTGGACTCACCATCCACCCGCATCCAACCTTGTCTGAGACCGTATTTTTTGCTACCGAAATTGCGGAAGGGTCGATTACTGACCTGTATATGCCGAAGAAATAAGAGCAATTTCGAATGATATGACTGCCTAAGTCGAAGACCTATTACTTCCGGGTTATTTGGGTGAGAAAAGCCGTGTCTGTCTTCGATAGCTTTCTTATTCGCAGTATCTTCGTTAGTCGCTAGTTTTTTCAGATTCCTCGTCGTACCGGGGGCAGCTTCATGCTGACCTGATATTTGCGATAAAGATCCAGTACTTTTGGCACATACATCCGGGTCTCTTGGAACGGCGGAATCTGATTTCCATACTTAACGACATTGTTCTCCCCTGCATTGTAAGCAGCCAGTGCCAGGCTTACATTGCCATTGAACATTTTCAGCAAGTCACTCAGATATCGGGTACCGGCATGAAGATTCTGTACGGGATCGAAACGGTCGGTGGCGCCATATCGCCGCGCGGTATCCGGCATGAGCTGCATCAGGCCCGCCGCGCCTTTTTTCGATACTGCCGTGGCGTTGTAAGCAGATTCCGCGGAAACCACGGCATGTACCAGTGCACTTTCCAGGGCGTAAATCCCGGCAATTTCTTCGATGATGGCGCCATACTGAGCCTTGGCCGGCATATCAGGCTGCCTGTCACGTGTGCCGGGAATTGTTTTCTTGGCAACGGTGTCGTTGGTCGACGTAAACGGAACGTAACGTTTATCCGTGGGTACATTGCTGAAATGTGCGACACCATTTTCGTCGGTAAACCAATAGATAGTCGCATTGGCTGACTGCGCCAGGCTGTAGGTCAACAAGACCGTAAAGGTGAATGCAAGGGGCGAAAGAAGTTTCATGATGATGGCTGAAGAAGGAGTGTCTTCATTTTCTGCGTCTTTTCTTGAATTATACTCAGGCTCATGACCGGAATATTAAATAAATAAGAAATCGCTCTTCATATTCCGAATGAGAGCCGATAAATTTCTACTGAAAGTCTATGGGCCATCTTGTACTACGGCAGAAGCTGCCGTTCACTTAAGTAATCTGCAATCGCGACAAACTGTGTCACGGATAAGTTCTCTGCCCGCTTTCCCGGGTCGACTTCCAGTGCCGTGTAGTCTTCTGGTTTGAGATATCCGTGCAATGTATTGCGCAGGGTCTTACGCCGTTGCGAAAACGCGGCGGAGACAATTCCAGCAAATATGCTTTCCTTGTTCGCTGCAATTAACGGTTGCCTGCGCGGAATCATGCGCACAACCGCCGACTCTACTTTTGGCGCGGGATGGAAGCATTCTGGGGAGACGATGAAGAGTTGTTCCATTTCGAAGCGGCATTGCAGCATGACCGAAAGCCGTCCGTAGTCCGGAGTGGAGGGTTGAGCCACCATGCGCGCCACCACTTCCTTTTGCAGCATGAAATGCATATCGCGGATACCGTCTGCGAATCGAGCCAAATGAAACAGGAGTGGCGTGGAAATATTGTAGGGCAGGTTACCCACCACCCGAAGATTCTTTCCAAGCACGGAAAAGTCGAATTCCAGCGCATCGGCCGAATGTATCGTCAGACGCTCTTCCAAAAATTCCCGGTGCAGGCGTTCGACGATATTACGATCGATCTCCACCACTTGCAAATGATCGAGCGATTGTAGCAGAGGACGCGTCAGGGCCCCTAATCCAGGTCCGATCTCCACTAGAAGATCGTCTTTGCCCGGATGGATGGCGCGAACGATATCCGCGATGATTGGGCGATCAATCAAGAAATTCTGGCCGAAACGCTTACGGGGAGTGTGCTGCATGAATCCTGTCTGGCAACCGGTGTCGCGGGAATCCGGCTTGTTATTTATGGTAAAGCACCCATTTTTCCTGAACTACTTCCGATTTCCGGCCAGCATCATAGCCATATCAATTGCCGCCAGTAAACTGCCGGGATCGGCCCGGCCGGTTGCCGCTAGATCCAGGGCAGTGCCATGATCTACCGATGTGCGGATAATAGGAAGCCCCAATGTAATGTTCACGCCTGTGCCAAAGCTGGCATGTTTTAGCACCGGCAGTCCCTGATCGTGATACATGGCGAATACACAATCGTAATTCTTCAGGTGTGAAGGATTGAATAGCGTGTCGGCGGGTAGCGGGCCAATTAAATTCATGCCTTCGTCACGCAGTTCTTCCAGCAAAGGAATGATAATGTCTATTTCCTCTCTTCCAAGATGGCCTGATTCACCCGCATGAGGGTTCAGTCCCGCCACGGCGATGCGGGGCCTCTCGACGGCGAAGCGTGTGATCAAGTCGTGATGAATAATTCGCAGTTTTTGCTCCAGTATTTCGCGGGTGATGGCCGCCGCGACGTCCTTTAGCGGTAGATGAGTGGTGGCCAGCGTTACCCGCATGCCGCCGCCCGCCAGCATCATGACTACCCGGCTGTTCGTGAGCTGGGCAAGATATTCCGTGTGACCGGTGAACGCGATACCGGCGTCATTAATGATACCTTTATGTACCGGCGCAGTTACTATCGCATCGAATTCACGATTCATGCACCTATCAACGGCATGCTCTAGCGTTTCCAGAACATAGCGCGCATTGGCTGGATCAAGTTTTCCAGAAGTCGCCGGTACAGCCAGCGGTATGTGCAGTACTTGCAAGCAGCCGATTCTGTGTTCGGTGTTGCTGAGCGGGGAGTAGTTTATTATTTCCAGTGGAAGCCGTAACAACCGGGCGCGCTCTCGCAACAACTCACGGTCGGCGATAACGATCAGCCCGCATGGCAGATTCCGCTGAGCGATTTGTACACACAAATCCGGACCGATTCCGGCAGGCTCACCCGCGGTGAGGGCCAGCTTGGGCGTTACGGAAATTCCAGGAGAGATCATGGCACTACTGGAAGGAAGTCATTTTCTTCACTTATGCTATCGAACGCGTTTGATAACAGCGTTTCGATATTAGCCTTCCTCCAGCCTGTATTCGACGTAAGCCCGATCACGCAATCGTTGCAGCCAGTCCTGGAAAGCCGAGTCGGCTTTACGCGCACGGATTGCCTGGCGCGCCGTTTGCCGCTGCCGTTCCTTGCTCATGTCCTGGGAACGGCGTTCAATTACCTGAATCAGGTGCCAGCCGAATGGGGACTGTACCGGTCCGCTGATTTCTCCGTCCTTAAGTGCGCTCATGGCGTGCTCGAACTCCGGTACGGTGTCACCCGGCGAGACCCAGCCCAAATCGCCTCCTGATGCAGCACTCGCATCTTCAGAGTGCAGTTTCGCCAGTTCATCAAATTTACCACCGTTGTCCAGACGCTCTTTCAGGTCCGTTATTCGGCGCCGGGCATCGCCTTCGGACGTAAGCTCATTGATTTTGACAAGAATATGGCGAGCATGGGTCTGGTCCACCATCGTTATGGCTTCGTTTTGATTGCGCCGGTCGACCAGCTTGAGGATATGAAAGCCGTTCGGGCTCTGGATTATCGAAGATAATTCACCGGGTTTCATTGGGGTCACGTAATCGGCGAATCTCTTGGTCAGCTGGCTGGCGGGGCGCCAATCCAGCAAGCCGCCTTGCATGGCGTCGCTTGCATCGGAGAATTCGGCGGCAACCTTGGCAAACTCGACGCCATCCTTCAATTGAGCCAGAGCCGCTTCTGCTCGCTGCCGCATAGCCTCGATTTTTATGGCATCCGCCTGCTCCGGTAACTGGATCAGAATATGGGCGATGCGGTATTCGCTGCTGTCTGCCGAGTTTTCCTGCGTATGCAAAAAATTGTCCACCTCACCTTCGGTTACGCTTATCCGATTGTTTACCTCGCGTTCTTTCAGCCGTACCAAGATAATTTCGTCGCGAATTTCATTACGGAATTTGTTGAAGCTGATCCCATCCTCCTCAAGCGCGCTGTGAAATTCCGACAATGACAGCTTGTTCTCCTGGGCGATGCGGCGGATAGTCTGGTCGAGTTCGGTATCGCTGACGGTCAGGCCCGTTTCTTTCGCGAGTTGCAGTTGTACGCGATTGACGATGATGCGCTCCAGCATCTGCTTTTCCATTACCGCCCGCGAGGGCGCCTGCATACCCTGTTTCTCTAATTGTTTAACGGCGGTTTTAAGCATTTCATCCAGTTCGTTGCGTGTAATGACATTCTCGTTCACAACCGCGACGATATGGTCTATAGATTGAATACCGCTGGAATAGGCCGGTTGTTGAGCAATAGCGATCCCGGCCGTGAACATAGCCAGCAGAACAGGGGGACGTAACAAAAATTTCGTGCCCATGCGAATAAGCGTATCAACCAAAATCTGGTGATTGTAGCGTACTCACCATGAAGGTGAAGGTCAAGTGGCGCAAGAAGCCTTTATGGATCATAGCGCTAAACTGGAGAACGAGCAGTCCACTGCCGATTTAAGTTCAAAGATTGCAGAGTAAGGAAATCATGGCAATCCGCGAGCCTTCGCAATTTATGATCCGGGCTATGGCCCCTCCACTGTGCCACTCCCCTGGCTGCCGGTCCTGGTGTATCCAGGAATGCTACGCTGCAATACCTGTAGCGGATTTGATCCGATTTGCATCAGGCCATTCAACTCAAGTTGCAAAAAAGCCGCAGTCGTTGTTCTCTGAGTGGCAAGAGTCAGATGCTGGACCACGAACCGCAATGACCAGCAACAGGCATTATACTCAAGTCCCGCCAGCGCTTCCAGAATCTTCTGATCCTGTACCGAGTAATTCAGCCGTGTCACAGTTTGCCATCTTTCCGACCACCGCCACTGTGACGACGCGTCGACCTGGTGCAACACATCGCGGGTAAACCGGTAGCCAAAGTTTATTACCCTGCCAGGTTCGGGGCGATAGCTCAAGCCTGAACGCACCACGTCAGCCATCAGCCTGCTGTGGTCAAATTGCACGCTGGTATCGGTGCTTATCGTTGGGGTGATAAACCCCGAGATCGCGGCAATAAAATCCGGTCTTCTGTTGATTGTCGAAGGTGCGTCCAGCGTTATGCGGCGATCTATAAAGCTGAGTTGATAACCGGCGGCGAGCCGCAAACGCTCTTTGCCGGTATCCGCCTCAATCAGACGGGATGTAAGCGCGAAGGTCATTTGATTTGCGTCGTTGATACGGTCGCTGCCACTAAAGCGATTTTCGGTCAAGATCTGGGCAAAACTGAAATCCGTCTTGGCGGAATCGAAATTGGGTAGTGAATTCTGGTCACGGAATGGCACATAAACGTAAAAGAGCCGTGGCTCGAGAGTCTGAGTGAACCGTTCTCCGCGCAATTCCGTTTTTCGATCAAACATGACGCTGCTATCCACGCTGAACAGTGGCAGGGTGCGAGACGGATCCGTATCTTGTGGTACGCCGGAGGATGAGCCAGGAGACTCGAGGTTATATGTCGTATGATGCAGACCAACCTTCGGAGTGATATAACCAAATGCGCTTCGCATAGGATAGCTGACGCTGGGAAAGAACGTGACCCGTTGACCGCTTACCAGAGTAGGGTGGGAAAAGTTCGTGTAACTGCTGACAAGATTGAAATCCAGTCCGAGAACATCGGCTTTATTCGCGGTAAGGGTAACCTGCGGTAGCCGCTTATAAGGAGGCACAATCGGGTTCAGGGGATCCTGGATAGTCTGAAATTGCTGCACAAGTGAAGTGACATTCAGCGTTCCGCTGTCTCCCAGATTACGATTGTAGGCGACCAGACCCTGCTGCAATAGATTGGTTCGGGAGGTCAGATTCATGGTATTACCCAGATCGCGGAAGTAGGTGTCGTCGGATACCCTGTTGTAGTCCAGGCGGGTGAACCAATGCTGACCGAAGGTCTGATTATGCCCGAACGACACACGATAGCGGGTTTCTTTGGTAACAAGGTCGGTTGGCAATACCTCGCCAATCAAGTTGCCATTTAAGGTGGTTCCCAGATAGCGGAACTCGCTGTTCAATGCGACACCACGCCGCGACATCGCGCGCGTAGAGATTGTTGCATCAACGTTGGGTGCGATGTTCCAGTAGAACGGCACCGTCAGTTCTATACCCGTCCGGACATTGTACCCATACAGGGGGGCCAGAAGTCCGGTCTTGCGTTTCCCGCTGAACGAGAAATCCATCCAGGGCGTATACAGGATTGGAGTATCCTTGAATGTCAGTTTCACTTTCCGGGCGGTACCCACTTTCTTTGCGTTGTCGATTTCGACGTCGTCGACTTGCAGATACCAATCATCATCTCCAGCCGGACATGTTGTATAGGTCGCCTGCCGAAGCCGGTATCGATCCTCGCCTTCAAACAGCAGCATATTGGCGTTGCCCCGGCTGCTTGCATCTTTTAAACGATAGTTGGGATCGCTCAATTGCCCGGTTTTATCTGCCAGATTGAACGTGAGCCGTGAACCTTCCAATATATCTCCACGTTGTTCGACACGCACACCGCCTTGGGCCTCGGCTATATCCGTATCCTGATGGTATTTCATTCGATCCGCAGAGATAAACTGGTCGCCGTTAAACAGTTCAGCCTTCCCGATTGCATCAATCTCTTGTCCGGTGTGACCCTCCAGGCGATCCGCCGAAACAAACACAGGTCTAGCTTCTTTCTTTTCCGGCTTGGTGGATGGAGCAGTCAATGCACTTCCATCTTTCAACGCCACCAATCGGGGCTCATCGCCCGGCGCCACCGCGCCGCCCAGCCGCAGCCGGGTATCGCCTTCCTGCTCAAGGTGTCCCCAAATTTGCTCGGTCCCGATGGTTACGGGCTTATTTTTACCGGGTTCTGTCCCCGCACCCGGCATTGCCAGCCTGCTTCCATCTTTTAACGCGGGGGCCGGCGCCGATGGGGCCGGCGCCGGTCCGGTTTGGCCGCCTTGGGCACCACTACGCAGTTGAGCCTCTCCCTCCCGTTCAAGATGTCCTGGCAAGTGCTCGACCCCAGCCAATACAGACGCATCGTCTTTGCTTTCCGCAGCGGTAACAGGCAATCCTGAAGCGGGTCCATCTTTTGCAGCCGGCGATAGTGTATAGTTCTGCTGCGGCTGCAATGGGGCACTGTCCGGCGCACTGCCGGACTGTTTGACGGGTACGTTATTTTGATCGGCTGAGACAACAGGGCCGCGGCGCAACTCGGTATCGCCCCTGGCCTCGATTTCATATTCATGATGACCTTGTATGCGTTCCGCATCGATGAATACAGGTTTGTTATTCTTGGTTTCTGCCTTGGCGGCCGGGTCTGCCCGTTCACTCCTGTTTTTCGATGTTGAGGGTGGCGTGTCGGCATGTGCATTGAATACAAGGCAGAATAAACAGGCAGACCAGCGGATGGAGCGGGAGAAACGCGATTTCATGTGTGAATATTCATCCTGAAACGGCATCTTGACACGGATGAGCTACCATTTCCGGATTTATAAGTCTCGCATCATAGCTATGAGGGCGCGACAACACGTAGCCTGGTGGGGTCGGGTTAGGAAAATCGAGAAAGCTCCGCATTAGGCCCAGTTGCTTGGTGGACCTTGATGATGAATTAACGAGAGCAAAACCGTAAGTGTAACAAAAAATGAAGGACAACCTATCGCATGCTTGCGTGCAGACGCGAAGGAATCTCTTAACAGGTCCCCCGGCATTGCGCTCCATGGCGGACTTGCTCAGTTTGATCCGCTGGCCGGAAGGAGTGGAATGGCGATTCCGCGAGGGTTGCTTTCACCTAAAGCCGGTGATTGATCGCTCATTTTTCAGTCTAGAATTATGATTTCGTAAAGAATTTATTTGATATTTGATGCTCATCTTTTGGGTGAGTCCGTCCCGGGTCTGGCCCAGTTCTTCCGGTTATGCCAGGAATTTAGGCCCTCACTGGCCATTTCCTTGTGCAATAGCTGGTAAAGACCGCAACTTTGCTTTGCGCCAAAGCCGCTATCGTTTATTCATATTCAGGAGTTGAGCCTTGCATATTCATATTCTCGGCATCTGTGGCACATTCATGGGTGGCGTCGCGGCAATCGCACGCGAAGCGGGTCATGAGGTGAGCGGCTGCGACGCAGGCGTTTATCCACCCATGAGTACGCAATTGGAGGCCCAGGGGATAGCGCTGATAGAGGGATTTTCCCCCGAACAAATCCGGCTGAATCCTGATTTGTTCGTAATCGGGAATGTGGTAACTCGCGGCAATCCGCTGATTGAGGAGATCCTCAACCGCAACCTTCCCTATATTTCAGGTCCGCAATGGCTATCTGAAAATATATTGCGCGACAAATGGGTTCTGGCGGTCGCGGGGACTCACGGCAAGACCACGACCAGTTCGATGCTGGCGTGGATACTCGAATACGCCGGCATGAAACCGGGGTTCCTGATTGGAGGCATACCACGGAACTTCGGGTTGTCGGCCAGACTGGGCGGTTCGCCCTTTTTTGTCATCGAAGCGGATGAATATGACACCGCTTTTTTCGACAAGCGTTCCAAGTTTGTTCACTTCCGCCCCAGAACCGCGATTCTCAATAACCTGGAATTCGATCACGCCGATATATTTGCGGACCTTGCGGCAATCGAACAGCAGTTTCACTATTTTGTACGCGTAATTCCTGGTAATGGTCTTATCGTCAGCAATGGGAAAGAGGGAAACCTGGAACGCGTGTTGACCAAAGGATGCTGGACGCTGGTGGAACGAGTAGGAATAGCCGATGGCTGGCAGGTGGATATCCTGGCCGATGGCGGGGCTGCAATCCATTTCATGGGCGAAGTCCAGGGAACATTGTATTGGGAGTTGCTGGGAGAACACAACCGCATGAATGCGCTGGCTGCGCTGGCTGCAGCTCGTCATGCCGGTGTGCCGGTCAGCATCGCTATCGCCGCGCTGATGCAATTCAAAAACGTGAAGCGCCGCATGGAAGTGCGCGGCGAAATCAATGGCATTACGGTATACGATGATTTTGCGCATCATCCCACTGCCATCCGAACGACTCTCGAAGGCTTACGCAACACCGGTGGCGCACGTATCATCGCTGTGCTGGAGCCCCGTTCCAACACCATGAAAATGGGCATATGGAAAGACAGCCTGGCGGATAGCCTTGCGGTGGCTGATCTGGTGTTTTGCTATACGGCCAATCTCGGCTGGAACGCGAAAGAGACATTGAGCGGCATGGGCAGTCGGGCGGCGAGCCATGACAATCTGGAGCAGCTAATCGCAGCCATCGTGGCTGCGGTTCGTCCTGGCGACCGTGTTCTCATCATGAGCAACGGTGGTTTCGGCGGTATCCACGAGAAATTGCTCAAGGCGATAGGAGAAACCACTACAAATTAATGATTATGTTGTGGCCGCTATGACCTGAAGAGCGAAGGAACGGCTATGGACAGAAATCAGTAGGGTGGCTTCACCGTATCACAGCTTGCACTGATCCATCGGCCACTCGTATCGGCGTGCTCATTGATAGGACGATCTTGTACAGTACCCTTGAATATCGTCCATCCCGAGAAGTTCTCGGGAGTCGTAAACGTGCCCTCAGCTCTTCCATTGCCCTTTAATTGAGGATTTGTACAGACGAGATCCATCGCGTAGCTATTTTCTGTCCGGACCGCGTTTTTAAAACTGCATCCGAT
This genomic interval carries:
- the lpdA gene encoding dihydrolipoyl dehydrogenase, yielding MTQLIEIKIPDIGDFTDVPVIELLVKPGDTVEKETSLITLETDKATMEIPAPQAGIVKEIKVKIGDKVSEGTIILVLETAAEPAKPASSAEPIETPVPSSASEPKKAGMPPDSSAKVNSESKPAGSRDIPQGDIHADIVVLGAGPGGYTAAFRAADLGKKVVMIERYPTLGGVCLNVGCIPSKALLHVAKVITEAEETGRQGIVFGKPAIELNKLRAWKESVVAKLTKGLTGLAKQRKVRVVQGTGKFVSPNMIQVETPDGLRTVSFEHCIIAAGSSVASIPGFPYDDPRLMDSTGALKLEDIPKRMLIIGGGIIGLEMATVYDALGCKISVVELMDQLIPGADADLVKPLHRRIQKRYEAIYLRTKVTGIERREDGLRVTFESASDTVPAPEPQLYDRILMAVGRRPNGRDSGVENIGVNVDERGYIPVNKQLRTNVPHIFAIGDICGEPMLAHKASHEGKLAAEIIAGGEHATEAAFDARAIPSVAYTDPEIAWMGLTETEADKQGIEYERAVFPWAASGRAIAMARDEGLTKLLLDKKSRRILGAGIVGVNAGELIAETVLGLEMGADMEDIGLTIHPHPTLSETVFFATEIAEGSITDLYMPKK
- a CDS encoding transglycosylase SLT domain-containing protein, with protein sequence MKLLSPLAFTFTVLLTYSLAQSANATIYWFTDENGVAHFSNVPTDKRYVPFTSTNDTVAKKTIPGTRDRQPDMPAKAQYGAIIEEIAGIYALESALVHAVVSAESAYNATAVSKKGAAGLMQLMPDTARRYGATDRFDPVQNLHAGTRYLSDLLKMFNGNVSLALAAYNAGENNVVKYGNQIPPFQETRMYVPKVLDLYRKYQVSMKLPPVRRGI
- the rsmA gene encoding 16S rRNA (adenine(1518)-N(6)/adenine(1519)-N(6))-dimethyltransferase RsmA, whose amino-acid sequence is MQHTPRKRFGQNFLIDRPIIADIVRAIHPGKDDLLVEIGPGLGALTRPLLQSLDHLQVVEIDRNIVERLHREFLEERLTIHSADALEFDFSVLGKNLRVVGNLPYNISTPLLFHLARFADGIRDMHFMLQKEVVARMVAQPSTPDYGRLSVMLQCRFEMEQLFIVSPECFHPAPKVESAVVRMIPRRQPLIAANKESIFAGIVSAAFSQRRKTLRNTLHGYLKPEDYTALEVDPGKRAENLSVTQFVAIADYLSERQLLP
- the pdxA gene encoding 4-hydroxythreonine-4-phosphate dehydrogenase PdxA, whose protein sequence is MISPGISVTPKLALTAGEPAGIGPDLCVQIAQRNLPCGLIVIADRELLRERARLLRLPLEIINYSPLSNTEHRIGCLQVLHIPLAVPATSGKLDPANARYVLETLEHAVDRCMNREFDAIVTAPVHKGIINDAGIAFTGHTEYLAQLTNSRVVMMLAGGGMRVTLATTHLPLKDVAAAITREILEQKLRIIHHDLITRFAVERPRIAVAGLNPHAGESGHLGREEIDIIIPLLEELRDEGMNLIGPLPADTLFNPSHLKNYDCVFAMYHDQGLPVLKHASFGTGVNITLGLPIIRTSVDHGTALDLAATGRADPGSLLAAIDMAMMLAGNRK
- a CDS encoding peptidylprolyl isomerase, which produces MGTKFLLRPPVLLAMFTAGIAIAQQPAYSSGIQSIDHIVAVVNENVITRNELDEMLKTAVKQLEKQGMQAPSRAVMEKQMLERIIVNRVQLQLAKETGLTVSDTELDQTIRRIAQENKLSLSEFHSALEEDGISFNKFRNEIRDEIILVRLKEREVNNRISVTEGEVDNFLHTQENSADSSEYRIAHILIQLPEQADAIKIEAMRQRAEAALAQLKDGVEFAKVAAEFSDASDAMQGGLLDWRPASQLTKRFADYVTPMKPGELSSIIQSPNGFHILKLVDRRNQNEAITMVDQTHARHILVKINELTSEGDARRRITDLKERLDNGGKFDELAKLHSEDASAASGGDLGWVSPGDTVPEFEHAMSALKDGEISGPVQSPFGWHLIQVIERRSQDMSKERQRQTARQAIRARKADSAFQDWLQRLRDRAYVEYRLEEG
- a CDS encoding LPS-assembly protein LptD → MKSRFSRSIRWSACLFCLVFNAHADTPPSTSKNRSERADPAAKAETKNNKPVFIDAERIQGHHEYEIEARGDTELRRGPVVSADQNNVPVKQSGSAPDSAPLQPQQNYTLSPAAKDGPASGLPVTAAESKDDASVLAGVEHLPGHLEREGEAQLRSGAQGGQTGPAPAPSAPAPALKDGSRLAMPGAGTEPGKNKPVTIGTEQIWGHLEQEGDTRLRLGGAVAPGDEPRLVALKDGSALTAPSTKPEKKEARPVFVSADRLEGHTGQEIDAIGKAELFNGDQFISADRMKYHQDTDIAEAQGGVRVEQRGDILEGSRLTFNLADKTGQLSDPNYRLKDASSRGNANMLLFEGEDRYRLRQATYTTCPAGDDDWYLQVDDVEIDNAKKVGTARKVKLTFKDTPILYTPWMDFSFSGKRKTGLLAPLYGYNVRTGIELTVPFYWNIAPNVDATISTRAMSRRGVALNSEFRYLGTTLNGNLIGEVLPTDLVTKETRYRVSFGHNQTFGQHWFTRLDYNRVSDDTYFRDLGNTMNLTSRTNLLQQGLVAYNRNLGDSGTLNVTSLVQQFQTIQDPLNPIVPPYKRLPQVTLTANKADVLGLDFNLVSSYTNFSHPTLVSGQRVTFFPSVSYPMRSAFGYITPKVGLHHTTYNLESPGSSSGVPQDTDPSRTLPLFSVDSSVMFDRKTELRGERFTQTLEPRLFYVYVPFRDQNSLPNFDSAKTDFSFAQILTENRFSGSDRINDANQMTFALTSRLIEADTGKERLRLAAGYQLSFIDRRITLDAPSTINRRPDFIAAISGFITPTISTDTSVQFDHSRLMADVVRSGLSYRPEPGRVINFGYRFTRDVLHQVDASSQWRWSERWQTVTRLNYSVQDQKILEALAGLEYNACCWSLRFVVQHLTLATQRTTTAAFLQLELNGLMQIGSNPLQVLQRSIPGYTRTGSQGSGTVEGP
- the mpl gene encoding UDP-N-acetylmuramate:L-alanyl-gamma-D-glutamyl-meso-diaminopimelate ligase — encoded protein: MHIHILGICGTFMGGVAAIAREAGHEVSGCDAGVYPPMSTQLEAQGIALIEGFSPEQIRLNPDLFVIGNVVTRGNPLIEEILNRNLPYISGPQWLSENILRDKWVLAVAGTHGKTTTSSMLAWILEYAGMKPGFLIGGIPRNFGLSARLGGSPFFVIEADEYDTAFFDKRSKFVHFRPRTAILNNLEFDHADIFADLAAIEQQFHYFVRVIPGNGLIVSNGKEGNLERVLTKGCWTLVERVGIADGWQVDILADGGAAIHFMGEVQGTLYWELLGEHNRMNALAALAAARHAGVPVSIAIAALMQFKNVKRRMEVRGEINGITVYDDFAHHPTAIRTTLEGLRNTGGARIIAVLEPRSNTMKMGIWKDSLADSLAVADLVFCYTANLGWNAKETLSGMGSRAASHDNLEQLIAAIVAAVRPGDRVLIMSNGGFGGIHEKLLKAIGETTTN